The window TTCGATTACACCATTCTTCGGATGGTCTTTCAAAAGCGTTTCCTAGTACGGTCATGAACGGGCGCGGACAGTCTGGAGACATTATCATTGACGCTCGCGGCCAAGTTGGGATGACTGTGCAAATTGCGCAACGTGGTGTCGGCCGTGCGTTTGGCGCCGATGCTGAAACCGGATCGAAAATTCAAAGCATTACCGTTATTACATCAGAGGGCACGATTTTTGTTCCACGGAAACCATTATGATTAACGGCTATCCAACAGAAGAAGAGTTGCGTAATCGGATCATCAATCAACTCGGTTGGCGTGGTCCGACTGAGAAAGTTGCCCTAGTCTGGCATGGTTACCTTACTGCCTTGCTGGAATGGGGGTTAATTGAGGTTCAGGTATTTGATCGGCTTTCCGTATTGCTGCCCCACGTAGGCGATAAAGAGCTATATGAGTTATGTACGGACGAACCGCTCAGTCCCGAACGCGAGCGAGGGATAGATGAATTTCTGAGCAAGAAAAAGAAGTAGCCACTTCTTTTATTCTGAAAAATCCGCTCCCAACTTCGGAAGAAAGAAATTCTGGAAGTATTTTCTTCTTCTCTTTTTTGACATAAAAAGCCGTTCCCAACCCACTGTTTTTCGCGCGTGTTCGGGGTGCGACTTTTTTTTAGCGGCTAAAAAGAGAGCTAGGGAAGCACTTATATGGACGCCCCTTGGATTGCAAGTGTTGGCAGTACAATGCATTAACGGAGGTTGCAGTCTTATATGCGGCCTGTCTGCGCAGGCGTTGTATCCTGCTGGCCCGGATGGCATTCACGGGCGAGGCTCCTATCTGATCTTCGGACTGAACGGCCCTTTCCCTGTCGGAGTGTCCTTGCCCGGTATGACCTGTTGACCCATCACTTTGCTGTTGCTTGCTCTCCCTTAAACTCTCTTTGTAAGGCCGCATTGAGCGGATTTTGCGTATTGTTCAGGTCGCCGGCTCAAGAGAGGAATCGGCAAGTTACAAAGAGGAAAATGCTAACGATGAGGACGAGACACTATTTGTGAATAGACAGCTAGTTTGAATATGAAAGCGAATAATGCAAGAGATCTGCGATATCTATCTGATTGAAAAACTGAGCGGCTCGTCAAAGCTGTTGCAGCAATTGCGCATTTTTGATCCTACTATTGCCTTTGACGAAAATCAGTTGTATTTGGGATTTCTGGGACTGAACTTGAAACGATTAACAAACGTTGCGATTCTTATGAATTTCAAGAGCAACGGTATTAGGTGCTTTAATATTCCGGTCCGGTACAGGTCAGCACTAATATCTCAAGATGAGGCGCGAATATATGCCGAAATATATATGGATAGTGTCGGTGGGACGGTTATTTGCCACAGAACGCGGCCCGGCGTATCGAATCCGATGTTTTGGTATTTTCTCGTCCATGACCCGCGCGAGAATTCTGTTGAGCCGAGGGAGGGAGGCGGAAATTTAACTGTCGATTCATTCGATGGCCATATCTGGACGTGCGACGAGGCGGCGGAATACCACTACGATTACAATAATTCGATATAGCGAACGCCGTACAGATGCGAACGAGAAATGTTTTTGATGAGCTCCTGGGCTTCATTCGCCTTCCTTCATGGCGGTGTACCGTTTTTTCAAACGCTTTGGCATTGCGCACGTGAACTACGCGACCAGGAGCGCGCGCTCAAGGACACAACCTCTCTTAATCGCGAGGTGATCGCCACCAATGGCGGCGTGCTCGATGGTGTGCCGCCGCGCCCGTGCGCATGGAGTGGAGCGGCCATGTGTCGCGAGTGAAAAACGGGCAGCCCGCCCGGATTATTCTGCGACCTGAATCAGGTACTCTTTCTGGCAGAACGATTTGGTTTGCAGAAACTCGGGAAACGGGATGAGGTTCTTGCAATCCATCCAAAACCGGACGACGTATTATTCAGATTAAAATCGCACCGTTCGTCGTGGTTTTTCATCGCTCTCTTTGCTACCGTCGATCAGGGTGTGGGCCATTTCCTCATCCAGGCGGATCAACTCCTTATTGCTGGATGCGCCGCTGATGATTTTCGCAACAGGAAAGTTTTTGCCTGAAGAGCGATCTGGCCGACACCGACTTGCCGGTCGCGTGCGAAAACACCGGCGCTTCTTTTTCGATATCCGGCGTTCTAACGCACACGGTCGATTTGGCAAAAACGACGCTCACATATTTCTCGGGGAGCTGGTTTTTTTCGAAGTCGAGCTGGGAGTTCCATGGATGTCTCTGGGAGGCGGCCCCGCATTGCTTTGCTTCCCGGGCGAAGGTGCGGGACGCGGCCGTTAGTCCAGCCTGGACGTTCCTGACAGCTTTCTTGTTCATGCCACCAATGGCGTTGACCGCCACGGTTTGAACCGCCACGCGTTCAGCCTGCTTCTTGTCACTGGGCTTCGACGCAAAGGTGAAAAGCCTGGTCGAGCTGATGCATGGTTCGACGTCGAGTGTTGAGGTAGGCCGTTTTTGCACGATGAGTGTTTAGAAAGCCACTGTATTGAACGCGCAATTGTTTTTTGACTAGCCATTCATGGCATCGTCGGCTGCGGCGATGACGTGTTGCCGCGGGCGATACAACGCGCCCGACGGCTGTACTGAAATCATTCGCGCCAGCGCGTGGGGTTAGAAGCCCTCGACCGCGCTAGTGGTATGGAACACGCGCGGCGGCGCGCTGTAATAGCCGCCCACCAGACGGCGCCATTCCCGAAAATCCTCGCTCTCGCGAAAATGCACCATGTGGTCCTCGATGGATTCCCACTCGACGAACAGCATGTAGCTGCCCGGTTCTTCGACCGACCGCTCCATGCGCATGCCATGGCATCCTTTGGCGCGCTTGAACAGTGGTATGGCTTGCTGCACGCCTGCTTCAAACAGCTGCTCCGTTCCCGCAGCGACCTTGAGCTCCGCAACTTCCCTGAACATGTTTTCTCCTATCGATACCGACGCTTGTCGGCGTGCCGATATTGTAGCCAGTCGCACGCATTTGTGCCGGCTGCGCTAAGATCGACCATCGGAGGAATCATGACACAGCAGATCGATTACGCAGACCAGGAAGCATGGCTCAAGGCGTGGCGCTACGCCGCTCAGGTGCACGCCCAACAAAAATTCCCGGGCACCGACATGCCCTATCTGGTCCATCTGGGGATGGTGAGCATGGAGCTTCTCGGCGCCCATGCGCAGGAGCGGATCGACGGCATCGGCACGGCCATGCAATGCGCCATCCTGCACGATGCGATGGAAGATCAGGGCGTCTCGCACGATACGCTGGTCGCCGAATTCGGACTGGCCGTGGCCGACGGCGTGGCTGCATTATCGAAGTCGCCCGGCCTCCCGAAGGCGGATGCCATGGCCGACAGCTTGACAAGAATCCGGCTCCAGCCAAAGGCCATCTGGTGCGTCAAACTGGCCGATCGCATCAGCAACCTGCAAGCGCCACCATCGTACTGGCCGCAAGAAAAAATCAGCGCCTACGGCCAGGAGGGCAGTGTCATTCTCGCTGCGCTGGGTGAAGCCAATGGCTACCTTGCGCAGCGGCTCGCCGCCAAGATCGCCGCTTATCCGTCCTGACGTCCACGCGCCAGGTTATCGGCCAGCATATTGCAGAACAGCGCACCCTGTTCGATGGCGTCGTCCAGCGCCACATGCGAATGGGGCAGGGGATCGAACCAGTGTTTGGGCATATTGCGCTTGGTACTGTCGCGGTAATCGCGCTTCATGACGGCCATCGCGTACGATTTGATATCGAGCGCGGAATGGCTGAACGGGCTTTCGCCGGTAAAGCGGATCAGGTACCAGTACACGAACAGAAAATCGAAGCCGGCAGGGTAAGCTACGAACACCGGCTTGCCCGGCAGCGACTTGACCCATGCCAGATAGCGCTGCGTGGCCGCCAGTGGCGTCTCCAGGTCCGCGCGGCAGGCGGCCCACGCCTCGGGCTGGGTCAGCCACCACGCGGCGGTGGCGGGATGCGCCGCGGCGTCGGGCAGGCATTCCAGGTTCGCGCTGAAGGTCGCGATGCACGTCTTGTCGGCCAGGTAGGCTGCCGATCCGATGCTGAGCATCGAATGCGGCCCGGGAATCGGACCGTCGGTTTCGACGTCGGTGCTGATGTAGATTTCCTGTTTCATGAATCCTCCAACCGGCTTCGCTGGCTGCTGCCTGCGCCGCAAACGGAACGCTCATCGCCACCACGGTCGGCCCGGCGATGCGTGATGATCGCCCAAGCCGGCGCCGGACACGCTCAGGGAGCGATCCGGCCGGCGCCTGCCATCAAGGCAGCGTGATGGTCAGGTTGGCCGCGCGCGGCGCCAGCTTGACGACATCGTTGTAACCCGCCATGCGTTCCTCGGTGGTCTTGCTGAGCGACGCGCGCAGGCCGATGTAGCCGAGGATGCAGATCAAACCGAACACCGAGCACAGGACCCACAGCGGCAGGTCGCTGCGCAGCTTGTGCACGATCTGGTCGGGCCGGTCGGCGTGCGGCGCAAAGCCCCCGCGCTTGCCCTTCATGTTGGCGATTTCGTCGCCCAGGCGCGCGGTCAGGTAGTTGAGCTTTTCCGAGCCTTCCAGGATGTAGCGGCCCTGGAAGCCCAGCAGCAGGCACATATGGAACACTTCCAGCGCCTGAAGATGCGTGCTGCCGCGCGTGCGCAGCGATTCGAGGCGGTGATAGAAATTCTCGCCGGCCAGCTGGTCGCCGAACAGCACCAGTTGCAGCGGGCGCCGTTCCCATTCGTCGCGGATCGAAAAC of the Massilia violaceinigra genome contains:
- a CDS encoding antibiotic biosynthesis monooxygenase family protein, yielding MFREVAELKVAAGTEQLFEAGVQQAIPLFKRAKGCHGMRMERSVEEPGSYMLFVEWESIEDHMVHFRESEDFREWRRLVGGYYSAPPRVFHTTSAVEGF
- a CDS encoding HD domain-containing protein, translated to MTQQIDYADQEAWLKAWRYAAQVHAQQKFPGTDMPYLVHLGMVSMELLGAHAQERIDGIGTAMQCAILHDAMEDQGVSHDTLVAEFGLAVADGVAALSKSPGLPKADAMADSLTRIRLQPKAIWCVKLADRISNLQAPPSYWPQEKISAYGQEGSVILAALGEANGYLAQRLAAKIAAYPS
- a CDS encoding exonuclease; this translates as MKQEIYISTDVETDGPIPGPHSMLSIGSAAYLADKTCIATFSANLECLPDAAAHPATAAWWLTQPEAWAACRADLETPLAATQRYLAWVKSLPGKPVFVAYPAGFDFLFVYWYLIRFTGESPFSHSALDIKSYAMAVMKRDYRDSTKRNMPKHWFDPLPHSHVALDDAIEQGALFCNMLADNLARGRQDG
- the icmH gene encoding type IVB secretion system protein IcmH/DotU, whose translation is MTTTAPSLMAGGPVAAAAGATPQTLLDLMYDGFYALFMLKNGNGPQNNADFQHKTTQFLEEFTRGAKKQGASADDIDAAKYAFCAAVDEIILRSTFSIRDEWERRPLQLVLFGDQLAGENFYHRLESLRTRGSTHLQALEVFHMCLLLGFQGRYILEGSEKLNYLTARLGDEIANMKGKRGGFAPHADRPDQIVHKLRSDLPLWVLCSVFGLICILGYIGLRASLSKTTEERMAGYNDVVKLAPRAANLTITLP